Proteins from a genomic interval of Beijerinckia indica subsp. indica ATCC 9039:
- a CDS encoding TPM domain-containing protein, with amino-acid sequence MELSEADQDRISAAIKAAERKTSGEIVCVLARSSSDYMLYPVAWAVVLALVSPWLLLAFTQFPVQRILLIQLALFIVSFLLLSAPSLRAILVPRGVRRTEAHRAAMEQFMIRGLHRTENRAAVLIFVSLAEHYARIVADDGIASKVDQKIWQGAVDAVLAGARSDRLADGFVEAIEQCGAVQAVHFPPHVQQDVLPNRIFVI; translated from the coding sequence ATGGAACTGAGCGAGGCGGATCAGGACCGAATCAGCGCGGCCATCAAGGCGGCGGAACGGAAGACGAGCGGCGAAATCGTCTGCGTCCTGGCTCGGTCGTCTTCCGATTACATGCTGTACCCTGTCGCCTGGGCCGTGGTTCTTGCTCTGGTTTCGCCCTGGCTGCTCCTGGCCTTCACTCAATTTCCGGTGCAGCGGATTCTCCTCATTCAACTGGCTCTCTTCATCGTTTCCTTTCTGTTGCTCAGCGCACCGTCCTTGCGCGCTATCCTGGTGCCGCGTGGGGTGCGGCGCACCGAGGCGCATCGCGCCGCCATGGAGCAATTCATGATCCGTGGCCTTCATCGCACGGAGAACCGGGCGGCGGTTTTGATCTTCGTGTCGCTCGCCGAACATTATGCTCGCATCGTCGCCGATGATGGCATTGCCTCAAAGGTCGATCAGAAAATCTGGCAAGGCGCGGTGGATGCCGTTCTGGCAGGGGCGCGGTCCGACCGGCTTGCGGATGGTTTCGTCGAAGCCATCGAGCAATGCGGAGCGGTGCAGGCGGTGCATTTTCCGCCACACGTGCAACAGGACGTCTTGCCGAACCGGATTTTCGTGATTTAG